AGCGATGGGGTTGAGTCAGCGGCCGATGCGGATCGCGTTGATCCGGCACGGCGAGTCCGAGGCGAACCTGGACAAGACGATCTACGAGCGCATCCCCGACCACACGGTTCCGCTGACCGCGCTCGGACACGAGCAGGCGGCCAAGGCGGGGCGGGAGCTGCGGGAGCTGTTCGAGAACGAGCCGGTCCATGTGTACGTGTCGCCGTACCTGCGGGCCCGGCAGACGCTGGACTCACTCGGGCTGGACGACCTGATCGGCGTACCGCGGGAGGAGCCGCGGCTGCGGGAGCAGGACTGGGCCAACCTCCAGGACACCGCGGACATCGAACGGCAGGAGGAGCTGCGCGACTCGTTCGGGCATTTCTTCTACCGGTTCACGCACGGTGAGTCCGGTTCGGACGTGTACGACCGGGTGTCGACGTTCCTCGAGACGATGCATCGCGACTTCGAGAAACCGGATGCGGCGCGCAACGTGCTGCTGGTGTCGCACGGGCTCACGATGCGGCTGTTCTGCATGCGCTGGTTCCACTGGTCGGTCCGGTTCTTCGAGTCCCTGCGCAACCCGGCCAACGCAGAAACCCGCGTCCTGCTCCGCCAACCGGACTTCCGCTACAAGCTGGACCGCCCGTTCGAG
This Kribbella sp. NBC_00482 DNA region includes the following protein-coding sequences:
- a CDS encoding histidine phosphatase family protein codes for the protein MGLSQRPMRIALIRHGESEANLDKTIYERIPDHTVPLTALGHEQAAKAGRELRELFENEPVHVYVSPYLRARQTLDSLGLDDLIGVPREEPRLREQDWANLQDTADIERQEELRDSFGHFFYRFTHGESGSDVYDRVSTFLETMHRDFEKPDAARNVLLVSHGLTMRLFCMRWFHWSVRFFESLRNPANAETRVLLRQPDFRYKLDRPFEQWTPYEPTERERSAWL